One part of the Vicia villosa cultivar HV-30 ecotype Madison, WI linkage group LG6, Vvil1.0, whole genome shotgun sequence genome encodes these proteins:
- the LOC131615207 gene encoding 5'-3' exoribonuclease 2-like, translating into MKLQGTSGVCYDTIAFEKMKRLRLLQLDHVQFIGDYGCFPRNMKWPSWQGFPLKYMPENFYQNNLVAMDLKHNNLTQVWKKPQILKNTNDLKEELKKCMRGKRDLFTSGDFLNDKIKLGTGGFKERYYKEKRSSKFFPAATYFVQKYTDGLLWVLEYYFSGVASWTLYS; encoded by the exons ATGAAGTTGCAGGGGACCAGTGGCGTTTGTTATGATACTATTGCTTTTGAAAAAATGAAGAGATTGAGATTGTTGCAACTTGATCATGTACAATTCATAGGAGATTATGGGTGTTTTCCAAGGAACATGAAATGGCCTTCTTGGCAAGGATTTCCTTTAAAATACATGCCAGAAAACTTTTATCAGAATAATCTAGTTGCTATGGACTTAAAACACAATAATCTTACACAAGTTTGGAAGAAGCCTCAG attttgaaaaacaCAAATGATTTAAAAGAGGAGTTAAAGAAATGCATGAGAGGTAAAAGGGATTTATTTACGAGTGGAGATTTCTTGAATGACAAG aTAAAACTAGGAACAGGTGGCTTTAAAGAAAGATATTATAAAGAGAAAAGAAGTAGTAAGTTTTTCCCTGCAGCtacttatttt GTGCAGAAGTACACTGACGGATTATTGTGGGTTCTTGAGTACTATTTTTCAGGAGTTGCTTCATGGACATTGTACTCTTAG